From one Ochrobactrum vermis genomic stretch:
- a CDS encoding cold-shock protein: protein MATGTVKFFNHDKGFGFITPENGGTDVFVHVSAILQAGGSLQDGQKVSYDIGQDRKTGKSKAENVRPL, encoded by the coding sequence ATGGCAACTGGCACTGTAAAATTTTTCAATCACGATAAAGGTTTCGGCTTCATCACACCGGAAAATGGCGGCACTGATGTTTTTGTGCACGTATCCGCAATTTTGCAGGCTGGCGGATCACTCCAGGATGGTCAGAAAGTGAGTTATGATATCGGTCAGGATCGCAAGACTGGAAAATCAAAGGCCGAGAACGTACGCCCGCTATAA
- a CDS encoding Na+/H+ antiporter NhaC family protein, translating to MAFLPAFIFLILCVLYFVVFKAFDMTALAMGGFVSLLIGAIFARDYSKFWEHTLRGISSETSVAIIVILFMVGMISAMIKTTGVASGFVWLAQETGLNVGYYTFFVFIAVAAISMATGSSIGTMFTAFPIFYAAGIAIGAAPAPLAGAILSAAILGDNLAPISDTTIISSSSQRYRTRDAVADIGGVVRHRARYALTAAVISALLYLLIGMSSENAGTVVNEFIGDASPAPLLMLIPVAIMLIVAMITRDIFKAVTVGLVLGSVTGLATGLLTVDAIIGVSDGKPAGFLYDGVNSMLGTVALVISVFGIMGVLRGAGVMEMMIDRITSGNMASTPRGVEFAIGIGVSATTLLFGGVNSAAMLAFGPIADELGARVGLHPYRRSNIMDCFALGLASVVPVLSAYLFIGALLTSGYAETPAQSTFSLFPVTLYPLVLTAIMIVAAWTGWGRTFEAENGEPVKTRTGA from the coding sequence ATGGCATTTTTGCCGGCTTTTATCTTTCTGATCCTTTGTGTACTTTATTTCGTCGTCTTCAAGGCTTTCGACATGACAGCACTGGCAATGGGGGGATTCGTCTCACTGTTGATTGGTGCTATTTTTGCCCGCGATTACTCGAAATTCTGGGAACACACGCTGCGAGGTATTAGCAGCGAGACCTCTGTGGCCATTATTGTTATCCTATTTATGGTCGGCATGATCTCTGCGATGATCAAAACGACGGGCGTTGCCTCCGGGTTCGTCTGGCTGGCCCAGGAGACCGGGTTGAACGTGGGCTATTACACGTTTTTCGTGTTCATAGCTGTTGCGGCGATCTCAATGGCCACAGGTTCTTCGATTGGCACCATGTTTACTGCCTTCCCGATCTTTTATGCGGCTGGCATTGCTATCGGCGCTGCTCCAGCACCGCTGGCCGGCGCGATCCTATCGGCAGCAATCCTCGGCGACAACTTGGCACCGATCTCGGACACCACGATTATTTCATCCTCATCCCAACGTTACCGGACACGGGATGCGGTTGCTGATATCGGCGGTGTCGTACGACACCGTGCGCGCTATGCGCTGACAGCGGCTGTCATTTCAGCGCTATTGTATCTGCTAATCGGCATGTCCTCGGAAAATGCGGGAACTGTGGTGAACGAATTTATCGGCGATGCCAGCCCAGCACCACTGCTGATGCTTATCCCGGTAGCAATCATGCTGATCGTAGCGATGATTACCCGTGATATCTTCAAGGCGGTGACGGTGGGGCTCGTTCTCGGATCTGTCACAGGGCTGGCAACCGGTCTGCTGACTGTCGATGCAATCATTGGTGTGTCTGACGGCAAACCGGCTGGTTTCCTCTATGACGGCGTAAACTCCATGCTGGGGACAGTGGCGCTGGTGATCTCTGTTTTCGGTATCATGGGTGTGTTGCGCGGTGCGGGCGTGATGGAGATGATGATCGATCGCATAACCTCTGGCAACATGGCTTCGACGCCGCGCGGCGTAGAATTTGCTATCGGTATCGGTGTGTCAGCCACCACATTGCTATTCGGTGGTGTGAACTCGGCTGCAATGTTAGCCTTTGGCCCAATCGCTGACGAACTAGGAGCACGCGTTGGCCTGCATCCGTATCGGCGTTCGAATATCATGGACTGTTTTGCCCTTGGCCTTGCTTCGGTGGTACCGGTGTTGAGCGCCTATCTGTTTATCGGGGCACTCCTGACTTCCGGTTATGCGGAAACGCCAGCGCAATCGACCTTCTCGCTGTTTCCGGTCACTCTCTACCCGCTTGTACTGACGGCCATTATGATCGTTGCTGCCTGGACTGGGTGGGGACGGACCTTCGAGGCTGAAAATGGCGAACCGGTCAAAACTCGGACGGGTGCATAA
- a CDS encoding (2Fe-2S)-binding protein, translated as MVRFTFEGREIIAYKGETLVTALLAAGVTAFSISREGDPRLPLCNMGTCFDCALIVDGQLLVRGCLTDVVDGHCVSRFRAN; from the coding sequence ATGGTCAGATTCACATTCGAGGGCCGTGAGATTATTGCCTATAAGGGTGAAACCCTAGTGACGGCGCTTCTGGCTGCCGGCGTCACGGCTTTTAGTATCTCACGCGAAGGCGACCCGCGATTGCCTCTGTGCAACATGGGAACTTGTTTCGATTGCGCATTGATCGTGGACGGACAACTATTGGTGCGCGGTTGCCTTACGGATGTGGTCGATGGGCATTGCGTCAGTCGCTTCAGGGCCAATTAG
- a CDS encoding RidA family protein — protein MIAVAACVVSGAGKPAWEDMMETREINPWNWQAGFGFAHGKELKSANRLLMLSGQCATDANGVPQYKDDMAAQLRLAVANLGEVLRQADMDYSNVTGIRVYTTDMDATLANWESLIAPFSAAENTPASTLVGVTRLFSLDLLVEVEAMACA, from the coding sequence ATGATAGCTGTCGCCGCTTGTGTTGTAAGCGGAGCGGGTAAACCGGCATGGGAGGACATGATGGAAACACGCGAAATTAATCCTTGGAATTGGCAGGCAGGCTTTGGATTTGCTCACGGTAAGGAGCTCAAGAGCGCTAACCGCCTCCTGATGTTATCGGGACAATGCGCTACCGACGCCAATGGTGTCCCTCAGTACAAGGATGATATGGCGGCGCAGTTGAGACTCGCGGTGGCAAATCTGGGAGAGGTGCTGAGGCAAGCAGACATGGATTATTCCAATGTCACCGGCATCCGGGTCTATACGACTGACATGGATGCCACGCTGGCGAACTGGGAGTCACTGATTGCGCCCTTCAGCGCCGCCGAGAATACCCCGGCTAGCACGCTTGTCGGCGTCACCCGCCTTTTCTCGCTCGATCTGCTGGTTGAGGTCGAAGCCATGGCCTGTGCGTGA
- a CDS encoding pyridoxamine 5'-phosphate oxidase family protein, whose amino-acid sequence MSSSYFHHIFGATARTLQEQADSRTTYALREAPSDDSRDMLTERELSFLQARDSIYLASVTADGWPYVQHRGGPVGFIYSLGENRIGFSDYPGNRQYISLGNVMESGRVALFAMNYPARQRLKLIGRARRVVSADAPEIVRTLSHSDAPHADVAFVIEVIGFDWNCPKFITPRFTCAEIGAAVAAQITSAVEREIEPLREENALLRAEIAKLKATKE is encoded by the coding sequence ATGTCGAGTTCATACTTTCACCACATCTTCGGCGCGACGGCGCGCACTCTCCAAGAACAGGCTGATTCGCGCACCACCTATGCGCTTCGTGAGGCCCCGTCTGACGACAGCCGTGATATGCTGACTGAGCGAGAACTCAGTTTTCTCCAGGCGCGTGATAGCATTTACCTAGCGAGCGTGACGGCAGACGGCTGGCCCTATGTTCAACATCGTGGTGGCCCGGTCGGATTCATCTACTCCTTGGGCGAAAACCGGATTGGCTTTTCTGACTACCCAGGCAATCGTCAGTACATCTCCCTTGGAAATGTCATGGAAAGTGGGCGTGTCGCCCTGTTTGCGATGAATTATCCTGCTCGGCAGCGCCTTAAGCTTATCGGGCGTGCCCGAAGGGTCGTATCTGCGGATGCGCCCGAGATCGTTCGGACACTCTCTCACTCCGACGCACCACATGCTGACGTGGCCTTTGTAATCGAAGTGATCGGTTTTGATTGGAATTGTCCAAAGTTCATCACGCCGCGTTTTACGTGTGCTGAGATCGGAGCGGCGGTTGCGGCTCAGATCACGTCTGCCGTCGAACGTGAAATTGAACCGCTGCGGGAGGAGAATGCCCTCTTGCGGGCCGAAATAGCGAAGTTGAAGGCGACCAAAGAGTGA
- a CDS encoding FAD-dependent oxidoreductase: MVDLAIVGAGPAGMAAALEVAEAGFSVLVVDEQVSAGGQIFRRPPTEWGIRHGDYRPYPWARDLIERFENHPRIETLFRATAFGVLRDEREAGSRLRLAVHTKKGGRLVSARHLLIATGAHDMPVAFPGWTLPGVMTAGAVQSLLKSQKLLAKQRLVLAGSHPILLILAAQLLDARAEIIEIAFARGLPRFSEMAAALPAMPGHMALFMEAARALRKIVTHGVRLSHNTIVTKADGGETLTSVRLEKVNSDWTLKGEARTIETDVVALGYGFHPSTELARQAGCDLHWDSAAGGWLVRHDSAFRTSVEGIFVAGEPTGIAGAESAWAEGRVAGLAIAASMGVTASAARHGESTRMLTRARRFSRVVQTMFAPKRTALAALSYPKDTIVCRCELVRSGGFEAMLARNPFIQSASAAKLECRSGMGPCQGRYCEATVAARIALARGTSIEASGRFSAHLPVKPVPLQSYFDLGGGEIRD, encoded by the coding sequence ATGGTGGACTTAGCAATTGTCGGAGCTGGCCCGGCCGGCATGGCAGCCGCCCTTGAAGTAGCCGAAGCGGGATTTTCCGTTCTGGTCGTTGACGAACAAGTCAGCGCCGGTGGTCAGATATTTCGCCGCCCCCCGACTGAATGGGGCATCCGTCATGGCGATTACCGTCCCTATCCTTGGGCTCGAGACCTGATTGAGCGTTTTGAGAACCATCCCCGCATCGAAACGCTGTTTCGTGCCACGGCCTTCGGTGTGCTGCGCGACGAGCGGGAAGCGGGCAGCAGACTGCGATTGGCAGTGCATACGAAGAAGGGCGGACGACTGGTCTCGGCACGGCACCTATTGATCGCTACCGGCGCCCATGACATGCCGGTAGCCTTTCCTGGCTGGACTTTGCCCGGCGTTATGACGGCGGGCGCCGTGCAATCGCTGCTAAAAAGTCAGAAGCTGCTCGCTAAGCAAAGGCTGGTACTCGCCGGCTCTCATCCGATTTTATTGATCCTTGCTGCCCAACTGCTGGATGCCCGCGCCGAGATTATCGAGATTGCCTTTGCACGTGGGCTCCCCCGGTTCAGCGAGATGGCCGCTGCGTTGCCAGCTATGCCTGGTCATATGGCGTTGTTCATGGAAGCGGCGCGAGCACTGCGAAAGATCGTGACGCATGGCGTGCGCTTGTCGCACAATACGATCGTGACGAAGGCTGACGGCGGAGAGACGCTGACCAGTGTGCGTTTGGAAAAGGTAAATAGCGATTGGACGCTCAAGGGCGAAGCACGAACGATAGAGACAGACGTGGTGGCGTTGGGCTACGGCTTTCATCCTTCGACTGAACTCGCGCGCCAAGCTGGCTGTGACCTGCACTGGGATTCGGCGGCTGGTGGTTGGCTGGTCCGCCACGACAGTGCATTTCGCACCAGTGTTGAGGGCATATTCGTAGCTGGGGAACCCACCGGAATTGCAGGTGCGGAAAGCGCGTGGGCTGAAGGACGCGTGGCGGGGCTGGCCATTGCGGCATCGATGGGCGTTACTGCAAGCGCAGCACGCCATGGCGAGAGCACCCGGATGCTGACTCGCGCGAGACGCTTTTCACGCGTGGTGCAGACTATGTTCGCACCGAAGCGCACTGCGCTCGCGGCGCTCTCGTATCCCAAAGACACCATTGTTTGTCGTTGCGAACTTGTGCGCAGTGGGGGATTCGAGGCGATGTTGGCCCGCAATCCTTTCATTCAGTCGGCTAGTGCCGCGAAACTGGAATGCCGTAGCGGCATGGGGCCGTGTCAAGGCCGTTATTGCGAAGCAACAGTGGCCGCACGCATTGCCCTCGCAAGAGGGACGTCTATCGAAGCGTCAGGTCGGTTCAGCGCACACCTGCCAGTCAAACCAGTGCCTTTGCAAAGCTATTTCGATCTAGGGGGCGGAGAGATACGCGACTGA
- a CDS encoding VOC family protein translates to MIRGIHHPAITTGDMDRLLPFYRDHLGFTEIFAFGWESGTEMSNFAAGITGISNSTARSVLLKAGNAFLELFEYKQPQSSRNDDRSLSQQGFAHVCFDSDDVIADHERLLTAGVPFISAPVDVGPMRICYCRDPDGNFVELQQITDPASDLVLRALQS, encoded by the coding sequence ATGATCAGAGGTATTCATCATCCAGCTATTACTACCGGCGACATGGATCGCCTATTACCATTTTATCGAGACCATCTGGGCTTCACCGAAATTTTCGCTTTCGGCTGGGAAAGCGGGACCGAGATGTCGAACTTTGCCGCCGGGATTACCGGGATATCGAATTCAACCGCACGTTCAGTCCTGTTGAAGGCGGGCAATGCATTCCTGGAATTGTTTGAATATAAGCAGCCCCAATCCAGTCGCAACGACGACCGCTCTTTGTCTCAACAAGGCTTTGCGCATGTCTGCTTCGACAGCGACGACGTGATTGCTGACCATGAGCGGCTATTAACGGCTGGGGTACCATTCATTTCAGCGCCGGTGGATGTGGGGCCGATGCGTATATGCTACTGCCGCGACCCAGATGGCAATTTCGTCGAACTGCAGCAGATCACTGACCCGGCCAGCGACCTCGTATTGCGCGCCCTCCAGAGCTGA
- a CDS encoding LysR substrate-binding domain-containing protein, producing the protein MDRFTELSTFVAVAERGGFAAASRHLGISAPAVTRLIAALEQRLGVTVLRRSTRSVVLTEEGAALLERAREILAQLQEAERVATGGLSAPRGELHITAPVIFGRLHVLPVVEELLAAHQDLSVRLMLLDRNIRLIEEGIDVAVRVGEPRDSSLRSVAIGMVRQVLVASPRYCAEHGRPTTPKELVGHNIIAGDNIRTGTNWWFGPKSHVTVVKPRLIVTSIDAQIEAAVASLGIANVLSYQVAKRLATGELCSVLDEYAPPPLPIHLLFDTRRARLPSVRLFIDSMRVRGRSGAWS; encoded by the coding sequence ATGGACCGTTTTACAGAGTTGAGTACGTTCGTTGCGGTTGCAGAACGTGGCGGTTTTGCTGCAGCATCTCGCCACCTGGGCATATCTGCTCCTGCAGTCACCCGGTTAATCGCTGCACTCGAACAGCGTCTCGGCGTTACGGTTCTTCGACGTTCGACTCGCAGTGTTGTTCTCACTGAGGAAGGCGCTGCTCTGCTCGAACGTGCCCGGGAGATACTCGCTCAGTTACAGGAAGCCGAGCGCGTCGCGACGGGCGGTCTATCGGCACCACGCGGCGAATTACATATTACAGCGCCGGTCATCTTCGGCCGTCTCCATGTACTTCCGGTGGTGGAGGAGCTTCTTGCTGCGCATCAAGATTTGTCGGTGCGTTTGATGCTTCTCGATCGCAACATCCGCCTCATTGAAGAGGGTATCGATGTTGCTGTACGTGTCGGTGAACCGCGCGACAGTAGCCTTCGCTCAGTGGCAATCGGCATGGTGCGTCAAGTCTTGGTGGCAAGCCCCCGCTATTGTGCGGAACACGGTCGACCCACAACGCCTAAGGAGCTTGTCGGTCATAACATTATTGCTGGTGACAATATTCGGACGGGGACGAATTGGTGGTTCGGCCCAAAATCCCATGTCACCGTCGTAAAGCCGCGCCTTATCGTAACTTCCATCGATGCGCAGATTGAGGCTGCGGTCGCAAGCCTCGGTATAGCGAACGTTCTCAGTTATCAGGTGGCTAAGAGGCTTGCGACGGGCGAGCTCTGCAGTGTACTGGATGAGTACGCACCTCCACCTTTGCCAATTCATCTGCTGTTTGACACCAGACGTGCACGGCTACCGTCGGTTCGCTTGTTCATCGACTCCATGCGGGTACGTGGAAGAAGTGGTGCATGGTCTTGA
- a CDS encoding DUF805 domain-containing protein, translating into MHWIFAFGILVSLLFVFAFSNKNQPPQGPNRFGVAASPVDCLTAMRRFYTGYFDFKGRASRTEFWYAMLFYVLLLFVLVRLNLPDLVVSILLVITMIPFFSVTARRLHDTNRSGWYQLVSWFMPVGTIVALLWFNEEPRD; encoded by the coding sequence ATGCATTGGATTTTCGCGTTCGGTATATTGGTTTCACTGCTGTTTGTTTTTGCATTTTCCAACAAGAACCAACCACCGCAAGGCCCCAATCGCTTCGGCGTGGCGGCTTCTCCTGTCGACTGTCTGACTGCGATGCGGAGATTCTATACCGGGTACTTCGATTTCAAAGGCAGAGCGAGCCGCACGGAATTCTGGTATGCGATGCTTTTCTATGTGCTGCTGTTGTTCGTACTGGTCCGACTCAATCTTCCGGACCTTGTTGTATCGATCTTGCTTGTCATTACAATGATCCCGTTTTTTTCCGTCACCGCACGACGCCTGCATGACACGAACAGAAGTGGCTGGTATCAGCTCGTCTCGTGGTTCATGCCTGTCGGCACGATCGTTGCCCTGCTCTGGTTCAATGAGGAACCACGCGATTAA
- a CDS encoding dihydrodipicolinate synthase family protein, whose amino-acid sequence MDRNSVTWTGYIPAITTPFDRAGRLDLESFAGQMDWLVAERMHGVILAGTSGEWFSMTIAERADLFDAGARYRRQGLVVIGSCNAFTVAEAITHARAAEKAGLDGILLTPPPYVVPNRREIVNFYRTVSVATDIPLTIYNWPRGCIVDMNPDLLDELADIDNVVAIKNSTGDFASFLSAMYKVEGRVRYFGLPTSALGADLALLGHGDGLMGSGGVLGTDHPDFWRAIAGGDRDGAIRLGERDRVIMQAWFQPNYGAQFGNQQAIMKTALRLRGVPAGFVRDPLLELTDAEVQRVADTLRSLGIEIRPL is encoded by the coding sequence TTGGACCGCAACAGTGTCACCTGGACGGGCTATATCCCCGCCATCACCACCCCATTCGACCGCGCTGGACGTCTTGATCTTGAATCCTTCGCGGGTCAGATGGACTGGTTGGTTGCCGAGCGTATGCATGGTGTTATACTCGCAGGCACGAGCGGTGAATGGTTCAGTATGACTATTGCAGAACGTGCGGATCTGTTCGACGCAGGTGCCCGTTATCGCCGACAGGGGCTAGTGGTCATTGGTTCTTGCAATGCTTTCACGGTGGCTGAGGCGATCACTCATGCGCGGGCTGCCGAAAAGGCCGGGCTGGACGGCATTCTGCTGACCCCGCCGCCCTACGTGGTGCCGAACCGGCGCGAGATCGTAAACTTCTATCGCACGGTTTCGGTTGCCACCGACATTCCGCTCACCATCTACAATTGGCCTCGTGGCTGTATAGTGGATATGAATCCGGATCTGTTGGACGAATTGGCAGATATCGATAACGTGGTGGCCATTAAGAATTCTACTGGCGATTTTGCTTCATTCCTTTCAGCCATGTATAAGGTCGAAGGACGGGTACGCTATTTCGGTTTACCAACTTCCGCGTTGGGTGCCGATCTCGCACTGTTAGGGCATGGGGATGGCTTGATGGGATCGGGCGGGGTTCTGGGCACTGACCATCCTGATTTCTGGCGCGCCATCGCCGGGGGAGACCGCGACGGCGCTATTCGGTTGGGTGAGCGGGATCGCGTGATTATGCAAGCCTGGTTCCAGCCCAATTACGGCGCGCAATTCGGCAATCAGCAGGCGATTATGAAGACTGCCCTGCGGCTTCGAGGGGTGCCGGCCGGTTTTGTACGTGATCCGCTGTTGGAGCTGACGGACGCCGAAGTGCAGCGTGTTGCCGATACCCTGCGTTCTCTGGGTATCGAGATCCGGCCGCTTTGA
- a CDS encoding NAD(P)/FAD-dependent oxidoreductase: MGPNYDAVVIGGGLLGCITAWMIGRDGGQVLLAERDQINQHASGRNAGSLHFQLEYRMIERGLEAARKAAEAMPLHLEAARLWSDLSVLTGEDIEIEQSGGLMIAEDAAQVSLLEQKTEIERAWGLDINVIDRAMIERIAPYLSPRVLAAAWCPIEGKADARTAAPAMARAALRTGAEIRTRCEVVGLSRQGGRWHVDLQDRTGGASDKVTADAVVIAAGVWTTKLGELMGAYLPTIPLALTMNVSLRLPKLMSHLIQHAGGRLSLKQARDGNILIGGGWPARLPLDLDGEPDLDAKPELLAESLAGNAEMAIRVLPELTGLPMLRSWVGTTTITPDQLPLVGPVPGHPGAFVATGGSAFTLGPSFAQALTGLIAGRAPALDMSKFDVARYVKG, translated from the coding sequence ATGGGTCCGAACTATGATGCGGTGGTGATCGGGGGTGGTCTTCTGGGTTGTATCACTGCCTGGATGATTGGACGCGACGGTGGGCAAGTTTTGTTGGCGGAGCGTGACCAGATAAACCAGCACGCTTCTGGTCGTAATGCTGGTAGTCTTCATTTCCAACTCGAATACCGCATGATTGAGCGAGGGTTGGAGGCGGCCCGCAAGGCTGCAGAAGCCATGCCTCTACATCTTGAGGCAGCGAGGCTGTGGTCGGACCTGTCCGTTCTGACCGGCGAGGATATTGAGATTGAACAGTCCGGTGGGCTTATGATCGCCGAAGACGCGGCGCAAGTCAGCTTGCTGGAGCAGAAAACCGAGATAGAACGCGCATGGGGTCTGGACATCAACGTGATCGACCGGGCCATGATCGAACGTATTGCGCCTTATCTGTCACCCCGCGTGCTCGCCGCTGCCTGGTGCCCCATTGAGGGGAAGGCTGATGCCCGTACTGCTGCGCCAGCGATGGCCCGTGCCGCTTTGCGTACAGGTGCGGAAATTCGCACGCGCTGTGAGGTCGTGGGCCTTTCTCGTCAAGGTGGTCGGTGGCATGTGGATTTACAAGATCGGACCGGCGGAGCGTCGGACAAGGTGACGGCAGACGCGGTCGTGATAGCAGCTGGGGTCTGGACGACGAAACTTGGTGAGCTGATGGGTGCTTACTTACCAACTATCCCATTGGCGTTGACCATGAACGTTAGCCTTCGCCTGCCCAAACTAATGTCGCATCTGATACAGCACGCTGGCGGACGGTTGTCGCTGAAGCAGGCACGGGACGGCAACATTCTGATTGGTGGCGGTTGGCCTGCACGGTTGCCGTTGGATCTGGATGGTGAGCCAGACTTAGATGCCAAGCCGGAACTTTTGGCCGAAAGTCTCGCCGGCAATGCGGAAATGGCAATTCGTGTGTTGCCCGAACTCACCGGCTTGCCGATGCTGCGCAGTTGGGTGGGCACCACGACCATTACTCCTGATCAGCTCCCGCTGGTTGGACCGGTGCCCGGTCACCCGGGTGCCTTTGTTGCGACTGGCGGCTCCGCCTTCACGCTTGGCCCCAGTTTCGCGCAGGCGTTAACGGGCCTGATTGCCGGACGTGCGCCGGCGCTTGACATGAGTAAATTTGACGTAGCTCGCTATGTGAAAGGCTGA
- a CDS encoding glutathione S-transferase family protein, producing the protein MYRLYYSPGACSLAVHIALEEVGVAYELELRSTKDSEGTSTPDFLALNPKGRVPSLLGVSGRSGGAQNLLTEAPAILIYLAETHPNANLLPTDFDVRARCIEWLNWLSGTVHSMSYGQLWRPHRFVSDEALFASVQAKGRANLIDQYAYIESIMSDGRSWAVPQGYSVADAFLLVFWRWGMRIDIDMYEAYPAWTRATARTFSRPAVRRALLQEGLDGETELSSALV; encoded by the coding sequence ATGTATCGACTATATTATTCTCCGGGAGCCTGTTCACTGGCAGTGCACATCGCGCTCGAGGAAGTAGGCGTCGCCTATGAACTGGAGTTGCGATCGACAAAAGACAGCGAGGGAACCTCCACCCCCGACTTTCTTGCTCTTAATCCGAAAGGCCGCGTTCCGTCACTTCTTGGTGTTTCTGGCCGCTCCGGCGGCGCTCAAAATCTGTTGACAGAAGCGCCGGCCATCCTGATTTATCTCGCGGAAACTCACCCAAATGCCAATCTACTTCCAACCGATTTTGACGTCAGAGCCCGTTGCATCGAGTGGTTGAACTGGTTGTCTGGAACGGTTCACAGCATGTCATACGGTCAGTTGTGGAGACCACACCGCTTCGTATCTGATGAGGCGCTATTCGCGTCCGTACAAGCCAAAGGTCGAGCCAACCTTATCGATCAATATGCCTATATTGAGAGCATCATGTCTGATGGACGTAGCTGGGCGGTGCCGCAAGGCTACAGCGTGGCCGACGCTTTTCTTCTCGTGTTCTGGCGTTGGGGCATGCGTATCGATATCGACATGTACGAAGCATATCCGGCATGGACGCGGGCGACTGCGAGGACCTTTAGCCGTCCTGCTGTAAGACGCGCCCTGCTCCAGGAAGGGCTGGACGGCGAAACTGAACTGAGCAGCGCCCTAGTATAG
- a CDS encoding histidine phosphatase family protein has product MKEIFVVTHTEATHHLENRVGGWFDSHLTQRGLQEAEVVAERLATLIGPGAVGIYSSDLRRASQTAAVIAKRLGHTVRETPALREISYGVAGGKPQEWLDARYTPAPDDNRLDHDCGIADAETRRDVAKRVFPFIDEVTRGNCEKQIIVTHGFTLSMVVAAWMKISIDAAGFLAFPAKSGSITHLRQDEFFRNRAVISIGDKAHLWNLNLHE; this is encoded by the coding sequence GTGAAGGAGATCTTCGTTGTTACACATACTGAGGCCACCCATCACTTGGAAAATAGGGTTGGAGGTTGGTTCGACAGCCATCTGACGCAGCGCGGTTTGCAGGAGGCTGAGGTCGTTGCCGAACGCTTGGCGACATTGATCGGTCCTGGCGCGGTAGGAATCTATAGCTCTGACCTGCGGAGAGCGTCACAAACTGCCGCTGTAATCGCCAAGCGTTTAGGCCATACGGTGCGCGAGACGCCAGCATTGCGGGAAATCAGCTACGGCGTTGCAGGTGGCAAACCTCAGGAATGGCTTGATGCACGCTATACCCCGGCGCCAGATGACAATCGGCTAGACCATGATTGTGGCATTGCCGACGCCGAGACCAGGCGGGATGTCGCGAAACGCGTATTTCCCTTTATCGATGAAGTCACACGAGGCAACTGCGAAAAACAGATCATCGTGACACACGGTTTCACACTGAGCATGGTGGTTGCGGCATGGATGAAAATCTCGATCGACGCTGCAGGCTTCTTGGCCTTTCCCGCGAAATCCGGAAGCATAACTCATCTTCGCCAGGACGAATTCTTTCGCAATCGAGCCGTCATCTCCATCGGCGACAAGGCACATCTTTGGAACCTGAACTTGCACGAATGA